AATTTAACTATAGAATTCATAGGAAAGAAGATCGAGGGTATCTAAGGAATCTATTCCAATTATCAAATCAACGTCGTATGATAGTACCCTTCGACGAGACATGAAGACTAAACATATATTTTGAGAAAAATAATATGGCTTTATTTTTCTTATCAATTTTTTATTGTGTATGTATTAACGTAATAATTCTATActgtaaaatatatatataaccataattGTGATGTATTTAGTCCTCGTTAAAATTTGTACGCCAACAATATGCGTaggaaatataaaaatattattttatttatgtaCTGAAAGAGCCATAATTATCGCACCAAATACAAATATAATGGTTTGgctgttagaaaaaaaaaatacaaaacctaaaaaacataatttttattcCAAACGTCATAAATAAAGTTTTTTTGCAAACTAACTATTCTACATAATAAATCGAAAAGAAAATCGTTACATACTAAAAAAATGGTTAGAATCATTCGTTCTAATCCACTTTTATCGGGGCCTTTTTTGCATCTTAAAAATATAACAAGTAGATTGTAACCAAACTGTAAAGATGATAATTACAAAAGATTTATTTTCCTAGTTAATTAACCCTAGTTAGAGTTACAAAGATGTAGACACTTATGCCCTTTCAACAAAGCGTATGAACACACTTTCCAATTCCGGAGGTTTGAAGTAATCTCTAACGTCATTACAGTGGCTTCTGGAAATCGCCTTTCTTTTCCTCGGAGCTCCCGGGCATTTCAACAAACACGGAATCACTGATTCCGGAGATGTCGGAGTCGTACAACACTCCTTTGCCGCGTCATcatcttcatgttttttttcggTTTCCCTTTTTGTGTAAATCGGCTTCAATGGAGTCATGAACTGGATTCCGGCGATAACCCATTTCTTGGatgctgattctgattccatTGTTTCTTCTGCAATTCCCATGTCAATACCGAAACGTGAGTTGAGCTTTAAACAAGAAAAGGAACGGAATCTGGAGGAAAGATTTAGGAAAAGAGATGAGGGGAGAAAGTGAAGAGATGAAAGGGGAAGATGAGAGTGATTTTTCTAAACTGGAATAGGAATTGACGACTGATGGAGGGTTGCTTTGCTTTATAAGTAAATGATTGAGTTGATGAGAGGAAAAAGATGGGAAGTGTGGGATGGATGTGTACGTGtttgattttattaataaaatcatattcAAGTGGTGACTTTTTGAATATTTAACTTCACATATTCTAAATTGTTTTATATACTTCATATATTCTCCCTACATTTTCACCTTTTGACATACTCTACCCTTGACTTTTGTTATTTAGGCACAACAGAGTGCTCAAGGAAAAGAGCGAAAGAAAGAGGGAAAATGTGAGGGGAATCTATTTCCAATTTCTCTTCTTGTGTAATTGGTCAATATTTTTTTTTCCAGTtcttttaatatttattaaattatatatctactaataaattataaaaaatatatcaaaatttatagtttttaattccctacaatatatataatatttgtatgaaatatattttatataaaaaaaatgaaagattcTTCTCATAAACACCATGGATTATGGTGAggaaaagtaaaagaaaaaccGGCAAAAGCGAGAGATTTTTTCCATAGTCTTACAAATTGGCCAAATTCTATTTTCActatatttttattttctgtttgaccatcaaatttattatttaaattcaACCACAGTGagtttatcttttgttttttctataaaaacaCTAGATAAAGCTTTGAAGTTTACAAAAAACTATTATAATTTGAAAAcactgatttaaaaaaaaatcactttAACTATAAAAACATTCTTTCAATCCTTAGTTGTAATTCAATACTAGAGAAAAATTAAAgtggtatttaaaaaaaataatcaaactCTCGATTATTACACTAGAAAGAAATATTTAGgggttaaacaaaaaaaaaatgataatatcTTTTTATGAAATTTGGTCCGATATTAAaacaagggataatgacttgaaagggtaacgaactttcgatttttttcatatttagtcactagatttttttcgttatctatttgtcattgaactattgaaactgttcacattttacccttatgaccggctgttaccggtcataagggtaaaatgtgaatagtttcaatagtttagtggcaaatagataacgaaaaaaagtttagtgactaaatgtgaacaaaatcgaaagttcgtttctctctaaaaagttcaatggctaaatgtgaacaaacttcctattgtattatgttttagcaaattatttatttttgtttaactgtagcaacatttgttgatgaagaaatctatgaaataaaaaaacaaaatgtaacaatcaaatttccaggtatcataatttaagtatttttcttttgagttaagaagagagacttgacgagttgacgactcaactcgttgagtaagGTTGCGACTGATGACtcagattaatgaatggacttgacgggtcggtgaggcgactcgacgagtccgcgctgttggcagaaaccctaaatctttgggcccgagccatatttaaaggcacttatggccttcaattgtgactacctttcccataagtgagatccatagcgagcttgagtgtgtagagtgagaggaagagctatcttgagatttttggtgattttgcaaAAAAGGAGAAGAGTTCCAACAAGAGGGACCAAAGAAGGTTATTGTTATGAGTTATTCAAGCAAGGACCTTCATTCTGAGGTACAAAAATGAACCCCTTTCCTTCCTTATTGTGTAGATTCCATTTTGGGGTTagggcttgaatcacttcatctttgggggttttgaatgcctcaaaccccttttgcaagtttgtgttatagatctggacccttttaggtccagagagccgagaatatgaagctttagtagagtaaaccttggggtttgaagttaggaatctggacccttctaggtccagagagccgagaatatgaagctttagtagagtaaaccttggggtttgaagttaggaagcatttatgagatttttatggtatatatagttactttcatcttacacgtatatatgaagtattttatataaattacgtgctatgtgtgcatattatttgaatacttgttgtctatgctggatgaacgattttatacatattttaaaagatttaaatggtatatttattttatatctacaaatatgttgcggatgaaacatgggtagatgaaatagttggtgtgtgatgaaataaaatgataagagataggtgatgatagaaatgtgaagataattaggtaaatagatgatgatgaataggtgatgtaggatgaaaggagataccataaccttaaccgacaatgtggcgatgtagtcatctaccagagtatagatgacgaccacggactattctagacaacctagtggaaacaccagcagaccCATAACCTgaaggtgatgaattacgagttcaggcgatgttgtaactacatattcatgcgatgatactctaaccccttactatgaattacgagtttagacgatgttgtaactacgtattcatgggaTGCACAaattccgcatgtcaaaccaatgatcataattcacatcagggagaatggttcatttttttgtaaaaccaaaatcaaattagaaattttgattttttattttggaaaatgtcaaaccattggttttttattttggtttcggttttttgtttttttttttaaatatatttgtagggttttttttttttttatttcataaatttcttcatcaacaaatgttgctacaattgaacaaaaataaataatttgctaaaacataatacaagaagaagtttgttcacatttagtcattgaactttttagagggaaacgaactttcgattttgttcatatttagtcactaaactttttttcgttatctatttgccactaaactattaaaactgttcacattttacccttatgaccggtaacagccggtcataagggtaaaatgtgaacagtttcaatagttcaatgacaaatagataacgaaaaaaaaagtttagtgactaaatatgaaaaaaatcgaaaatttgtTACCCTTTCAAGTTATTATCCCTTAAAACAAAGTTCTTATTTAGTATTATAATTTCAGACTTTCTCTTAGGTTTGTCACTAATATATTTGTTTACATagttctagtatatatatatatatatatat
The genomic region above belongs to Lactuca sativa cultivar Salinas chromosome 4, Lsat_Salinas_v11, whole genome shotgun sequence and contains:
- the LOC111882390 gene encoding cyclin-dependent protein kinase inhibitor SMR6; the protein is MGIAEETMESESASKKWVIAGIQFMTPLKPIYTKRETEKKHEDDDAAKECCTTPTSPESVIPCLLKCPGAPRKRKAISRSHCNDVRDYFKPPELESVFIRFVERA